The sequence ATGACTGCTTCAACTCTCATGGCGGAGACAAAGAGCAAGTTTCAGGTCGCATGGACGATTTATGTCGGCTGGATGCCTTGGGATTATGCTGCGCAAAGCGGGATTCTCGACAAATGGGCAAAAAAGTATGGCATCGAGATCGAGATGGTGCAGGTCAACGACTATGTCGAATCAATTAACCAATACACCGCGGGCAAATTTGATGGGTGCGTCATGACCAATATGGATGCGCTCACGATTCCTGCGGCTGGAGGTGTTAATTCTACGGCGCTCATCGCAGGTGATTTTTCTAATGGAAATGATGGAATCATCCTCAAAGGAAAAAAGAGACTCTCAGAGATCAAAGGTCAAAAGGTCAACCTGATGGAGCTCTCAGTCTCTCACTACCTTTTGGCGAGAGGGTTAGAGAGTGTGGGGCTTAGCGAGCGTGATGTGAGCGTGGTGAACACCTCGGATGCGGATATTGTAGCGGCCTATTCCACCAAAGAGGTGAGCGCGCTTGTGACATGGAATCCTCAGCTTAGCGAGGTCAAAAGCATGAAAGGGGCGA comes from Wolinella succinogenes DSM 1740 and encodes:
- a CDS encoding putative urea ABC transporter substrate-binding protein; amino-acid sequence: MKTLLQTTLKLLVASSLVLGMTASTLMAETKSKFQVAWTIYVGWMPWDYAAQSGILDKWAKKYGIEIEMVQVNDYVESINQYTAGKFDGCVMTNMDALTIPAAGGVNSTALIAGDFSNGNDGIILKGKKRLSEIKGQKVNLMELSVSHYLLARGLESVGLSERDVSVVNTSDADIVAAYSTKEVSALVTWNPQLSEVKSMKGANLVFDSSQIPGEIIDLMVLNTQTLKENPNLGKALTGAWFEVLALMKKGDLTALSAMAKASGTDLAGYKKQLESTKMFYEASEAVKFITSAELPETMKKVSEFSFEHGILGEGASSAAFVGMEFPGGKSFGDPKNLKLRFIDTYVKMAAEGKL